In Salmo salar chromosome ssa24, Ssal_v3.1, whole genome shotgun sequence, the following proteins share a genomic window:
- the LOC106585235 gene encoding SREBP regulating gene protein isoform X1, producing MVLRKLLRKRWVLGVVFGLSLIYFLTNTLKQEERTLRDRTLLEARDPDHRIPWKVRFNLGNSSRPITQCRNSIQGKTLLTDELGYVCERKDLLVNGCCNVNALSSRRYICKSCLANGCCNIYEYCVSCCLQPDKQRLLEHFLNRAADGFQNLFTAVEDHFELCLAKCRTSSQSVQHENTYRNPQAKYCYGENPPELRPI from the exons ATGGTGCTACGAAAATTACTGAGAAAACGTTGGGTGCTAGGTGTGGTGTTTGGACTTTCTTTGATCTACTTCTTAACCAACACCCTGAAACAG GAGGAGAGAACCCTAAGGGATCGCACCCTGTTGGAGGCCAGGGACCCGGACCACCGGATCCCATGGAAGGTCAGGTTTAACCTGGGCAACAGTAGCAGGCCGATCACTCAGTGCCGGAACTCCATTCAGGGCAAGACGCTGCTCACAGATGAACTGG GTTATGTGTGTGAGAGGAAGGATCTGCTGGTGAACGGTTGCTGTAATGTCAACGCTCTGAGCTCCAGACggtacatctgtaaaagttgtCTGGCCAACGGCTGCTGTAACATCTACGAGTACTGTGTGTCCTGCTGCCTCCAGCCTGATAAG caacgtCTACTAGAGCATTTCCTGAACAGAGCTGCAGACGGCTTTCAGAACCTCTTCACCGCCGTGGAGGACCACTTTGAGCTGTGTTTAGCTAAGTGTCGGACTTCATCGCAG AGTGTCCAACATGAAAATACCTACAGAAATCCACAAGCAAAATACTGTTATGGAGAAAATCCACCTGAACTCCGGCCTATTTGA
- the LOC106585235 gene encoding SREBP regulating gene protein isoform X2, which translates to MPPLRGTSSPSPFDPGLWWGADRHRWQRVNTEERTLRDRTLLEARDPDHRIPWKVRFNLGNSSRPITQCRNSIQGKTLLTDELGYVCERKDLLVNGCCNVNALSSRRYICKSCLANGCCNIYEYCVSCCLQPDKQRLLEHFLNRAADGFQNLFTAVEDHFELCLAKCRTSSQSVQHENTYRNPQAKYCYGENPPELRPI; encoded by the exons ATGCCTCCTCTGCGTGGCACATCCAGTCCATCCCCATTTGATCCAGGTCTGTGGTGGggtgcagacagacacagatggCAACGAGTGAATACG GAGGAGAGAACCCTAAGGGATCGCACCCTGTTGGAGGCCAGGGACCCGGACCACCGGATCCCATGGAAGGTCAGGTTTAACCTGGGCAACAGTAGCAGGCCGATCACTCAGTGCCGGAACTCCATTCAGGGCAAGACGCTGCTCACAGATGAACTGG GTTATGTGTGTGAGAGGAAGGATCTGCTGGTGAACGGTTGCTGTAATGTCAACGCTCTGAGCTCCAGACggtacatctgtaaaagttgtCTGGCCAACGGCTGCTGTAACATCTACGAGTACTGTGTGTCCTGCTGCCTCCAGCCTGATAAG caacgtCTACTAGAGCATTTCCTGAACAGAGCTGCAGACGGCTTTCAGAACCTCTTCACCGCCGTGGAGGACCACTTTGAGCTGTGTTTAGCTAAGTGTCGGACTTCATCGCAG AGTGTCCAACATGAAAATACCTACAGAAATCCACAAGCAAAATACTGTTATGGAGAAAATCCACCTGAACTCCGGCCTATTTGA